Proteins co-encoded in one Phycodurus eques isolate BA_2022a chromosome 14, UOR_Pequ_1.1, whole genome shotgun sequence genomic window:
- the metap1 gene encoding methionine aminopeptidase 1, with amino-acid sequence MANTEERRECETESCSKDAKLQCPTCIKLGIQGSYFCSQECFKGSWASHKLLHKKAKEDKNQNECKNCVEKDINTDPWPGYRYTGKLRPYYPLTPLRPVPNEIQRPDYADHPRGMSESEQFLKGTSQIKILPTEDIEGMRVVCKLAREVLDIAAVMVKPGVTTEEIDHAVHLACTTRNCYPSPLNYYNFPKSSCTSVNEVICHGIPDRRPLQDGDLLNVDITVYHNGFHGDLNETFYVGEVDEGAKKLVQTTYECLMQAIDSVKPGVRYRELGNIIQKHAQANGFSVVRSYCGHGIHRLFHTAPNVPHYAKNKAVGVMKPGHVFTIEPMICEGGWQDETWPDGWTAVTRDGKRSAQFEHTLLVTDTGCEILTHRLEDNGRAHFLSQM; translated from the exons gAATGTTTCAAAGGGAGCTGGGCATCTCACAAGTTGCTGCACAAAAAAGCAA AGGAGGACAAGAACCAGAATGAATGTAAGAACTGTGTGGAGAAAGACATCAACACAGACCCATGGCCTGGCTACCGCTACACGGGGAAACTCCGCCCCTACTACCCATTG ACACCTTTACGGCCTGTACCCAATGAAATCCAAAGACCTGACTATGCTGATCATCCTAGAG GTATGTCTGAATCAGAACAGTTTCTGAAGGGAACATCACAGATCAAGATCCTCCCTACTGAGGACATCGAAGGCATGAGAGTGGTATGCAAG CTGGCACGAGAAGTCCTGGATATCGCAGCTGTAATGGTGAAACCTGGCGTTACAACAGAAGAAATTGACCATGCAGTACATCTg GCTTGTACTACAAGAAACTGCTACCCTTCTCCTCTTAACTATTACAACTTCCCCAAATCCTCCTGCACATCTGTCAATGAAGTCATCTGCCATGGAATCCCGGACAGAAGACCACTACAAGATGGCGATTTGCTTAATG TGGACATCACCGTCTACCACAATGGTTTCCATGGTGACCTTAATGAGACCTTCTATGTTGGGGAAGTGGATGAAGGAGCAAAGAAACTGGTTCAGACTACATATGAATGCCTTATGCAAGCTATAGACTCTG TGAAGCCTGGCGTCCGCTACAGAGAGCTTGGTAACATAATCCAGAAGCACGCGCAGGCTAATGGCTTCTCTGTGGTGCGGAGCTACTGTGGTCACGGCATCCACAGGCTTTTCCACACTGCGCCAAATGTGCCACATTATGCCA AAAACAAAGCAGTTGGTGTTATGAAGCCAGGACATGTGTTTACCATTGAGCCCATGATATGTGAAG GTGGCTGGCAAGACGAGACCTGGCCTGATGGCTGGACAGCGGTCACCAGGGACGGAAAGCGCTCGGCTCAGTTTGAACACACCCTTCTGGTCACAGACACAGGCTGCGAGATCCTCACCCACCGCCTCGAAGACAACGGTCGGgctcattttctgagccaaatGTAG